One genomic region from Roseofilum reptotaenium CS-1145 encodes:
- a CDS encoding 3'(2'),5'-bisphosphate nucleotidase CysQ family protein, giving the protein MDRIASEFNPKITQVLQECGQQIELLSESFEVDQKGPGDYVTNVDRYLDRKLSQVFGGMFPQDGIITEENEASRRLFHQGYEQLWCIDPLDGTEGLVNGRQDYAVMVGLLRDYQPIAGWIYAPARARLYYGGQDWGLFEIRSQELPKAIIPQMPSCPSASFCPVQIGFQDRKRYGQALTQFVPHIQFYSLGSFGLKVLEVIFGRVGLYFYFNRRVKLWDTVGPIALAQRAGLICCDLEGQPLEFSPNAIHPDTLAHEQMIVIGWPEYVEALLPGLQKAVYSVQGAISTS; this is encoded by the coding sequence ATGGATCGGATTGCATCTGAGTTTAATCCCAAAATCACTCAAGTATTACAAGAGTGTGGTCAACAAATTGAATTGCTCAGTGAGTCTTTTGAGGTCGATCAAAAAGGGCCAGGAGATTATGTAACCAATGTCGATCGCTATTTAGACCGGAAGCTGTCTCAAGTTTTTGGCGGTATGTTTCCCCAAGATGGCATTATTACCGAGGAAAACGAAGCATCAAGACGCTTATTCCATCAAGGGTATGAACAATTATGGTGTATTGACCCCTTAGATGGTACAGAAGGATTAGTCAATGGTCGTCAAGATTATGCGGTGATGGTAGGGTTGTTGCGAGATTATCAACCGATCGCTGGTTGGATTTATGCTCCTGCACGGGCAAGATTATATTATGGAGGCCAGGATTGGGGTTTATTTGAAATTCGTTCTCAAGAACTCCCCAAAGCCATCATACCCCAAATGCCTTCCTGTCCCTCTGCATCATTCTGTCCGGTGCAAATTGGCTTTCAAGACCGGAAAAGGTATGGCCAAGCCCTAACTCAGTTTGTTCCCCACATTCAGTTTTACTCTTTAGGCAGCTTTGGCTTGAAGGTCTTAGAGGTGATTTTTGGCCGGGTTGGCCTGTATTTTTACTTCAATCGTCGGGTAAAACTCTGGGATACTGTCGGCCCCATCGCCTTAGCTCAGAGGGCGGGATTAATTTGTTGCGATCTAGAGGGTCAACCCTTAGAGTTTAGCCCCAATGCCATTCATCCTGATACCCTAGCCCACGAGCAAATGATTGTTATTGGTTGGCCAGAATATGTTGAGGCCCTTCTGCCAGGATTACAGAAAGCGGTGTATTCAGTTCAAGGGGCAATCTCCACCAGCTAA
- a CDS encoding DUF1257 domain-containing protein encodes MSHFSTLRTKITDAEILKSSLRDLGISVKSEANVRGYNGQQVRADIVAVLEGEYDLGWSRNADGSFDLIADLWGVAKKHNQTELINSINQKYAVNKTLSEVKRPGLQNANVKLVVQK; translated from the coding sequence ATGTCTCACTTTAGCACCCTGCGTACCAAAATCACCGACGCTGAAATCCTCAAGTCTTCCTTGCGTGACCTGGGTATCTCCGTTAAGAGTGAAGCCAATGTGCGTGGATACAACGGCCAACAGGTTCGTGCTGACATCGTTGCGGTTCTCGAAGGCGAGTATGACCTCGGCTGGTCTCGTAATGCCGATGGTTCTTTCGACCTGATCGCTGACCTCTGGGGTGTTGCGAAAAAGCACAATCAAACCGAGTTGATCAACTCCATCAACCAAAAATATGCAGTCAACAAGACCCTGAGCGAAGTTAAGCGTCCTGGTCTGCAAAACGCTAACGTGAAATTGGTTGTCCAAAAGTAA